CGGATTCAATGCGTTCGTGAAAAAGCCTGTGCGAAACGCCTGAAAAGCCTCTCGCCAGCGGGCGGGGTCTGCGCTCCCAGATTCCGATGACAAAGCTGACGCCCCAGCCTCTTGCGTGACGTCCACGACCGGCGACCGATCCCGCAAGGTTCGCCACCCGATGTACACGAGATACGCCGCACCAATCCACTTGATCACCGTGAACAACCACGGCACCTGCACGATCAACAGCCCCACCCCCACCAACGTGTACGCCACGTGCACCTGCACGCCCGCCGCAATCCCCAATGCCGCCCATAACCCCGCGCGCCGCCCGTGACGCCAGCTCTCGCGCGTCACCATCGCAAAATCCGCACCCGGACTGATCACGGCCAATACCGTGATCGTCATTACAGCGATTAGCTCTTGCATGACTTTCTCTCACCCTTTTCGTTTATGCCCGGTGTTTCCGCGTTCACGCGTCTAAAGTCGCATTCTCGGCATTTCTGTCACGCCGAAAAAACGATCAATTTGCCCACATATCCGTGATAATTTCTCACGTATGACGCGATCTCTACGCCGCCCCTTTCCTCGCTCCATTCCCCTGAACGCCCTTCAGGTCTTCGACGTCGCCGCCACCGAACTCAGCTTCGCGCGCGCCGCCGACCGACTCTTCGTCACCCATGGC
This window of the Pandoraea sputorum genome carries:
- a CDS encoding LysE family translocator; amino-acid sequence: MQELIAVMTITVLAVISPGADFAMVTRESWRHGRRAGLWAALGIAAGVQVHVAYTLVGVGLLIVQVPWLFTVIKWIGAAYLVYIGWRTLRDRSPVVDVTQEAGASALSSESGSADPARWREAFQAFRTGFFTNALNPKCTLFVVSTFTQVVHPGTGWALGLAYGAFMSVAHWAWFSLVALGFSAGWMREAMVRRQHLVRRTIGGALMTLGGLLAMASR